From one Physeter macrocephalus isolate SW-GA chromosome 18, ASM283717v5, whole genome shotgun sequence genomic stretch:
- the LOC102987501 gene encoding serpin B6 isoform X1, whose translation MGAAPSFSGGHSGPRAHRLATMDALSEANGTFALTLLKHLGEDNSRNVFISPISISSALAMVFMGAKGNTAAQMSQALSLSRSSGAGGDVHQDFQNLLSEVNRTGTQYLLRTANRLFGEKTYDFLPSFKDSCRKFYQAEMEELDFISAAEESRKHINTWVAQRTEGKIIDLLSPGSVDSVTCLVLVNAIYFKGNWENQFNKQHTKQRPFKVSKNVEKPVQMMFKKSTFKMTYIGEIFTKILVLPYVGRELDMIIMLPDENTDLKTVEKEVTYEKFLEWTRPDLMEEEEVEVSLPKFKLEESYDMEGVLRTLGMTDAFESASADFSAMSSRGNLCLSRVAHKAFVEVDEEGTEAAAATAAVMMLRCARITPRFCADHPFLFFIQHSKTRGLLFCGRLSSP comes from the exons ATGGGGGCGGCGCCGAGCTTCTCCGGGGGCCACTCCGGGCCCCGCGCACACAG ACTCGCCACCATGGATGCTCTGTCGGAAGCAAACGGCACCTTTGCTTTGACCCTTTTGAAACATCTGGGTGAAGACAACTCGAGAAATGTGTTTATCTCACCCATAAGCATCTCCTCTGCCCTGGCCATGGTCTTCATGGGGGCAAAGGGAAACACCGCGGCCCAGATGTCCCAG GCACTTTCTCTAAGCAGAAGCAGCGGCGCAGGTGGAGACGTCCACCAGGATTTCCAGAACCTTCTCAGCGAAGTTAACAGGACCGGCACACAGTACTTGCTCAGAACCGCCAACAGGCTCTTTGGGGAGAAGACTTATGATTTCCTCCCA TCTTTCAAAGATTCCTGCCGCAAATTCTACCAAGCAGAGATGGAAGAGCTCGACTTTATCAGCGCTGCGGAGGAATCCAGGAAACACATAAACACCTGGGTAGCCCAAAGGACAGAAG GAAAAATTATAGACCTGCTGTCTCCAGGTTCAGTGGACTCCGTGACTTGTCTGGTTCTCGTGAACGCCATCTACTTCAAAGGAAACTGGGAGAATCAGTTTAACAAGCAGCATACCAAGCAAAGGCCGTTCAAAGTCAGCAAG AATGTGGAGAAGCCTGTGCAAATGATGTTTAAGAAATCCACCTTTAAAATGACCTACATCGGAGAGATATTCACGAAGATTCTGGTGCTTCCCTACGTCGGCAGGGAGCTCGATATGATCATCATGCTTCCCGATGAAAACACCGATTTGAAAACG GTGGAAAAGGAAGTTACTTATGAGAAATTCCTCGAGTGGACGAGGCCGGAcctgatggaggaggaggaggtggaggtgtcCCTGCCCAAGTTTAAGCTCGAGGAGAGCTACGACATGGAGGGCGTCCTCCGCACCCTGGGCATGACCGACGCCTTCGAGAGCGCCAGCGCGGACTTCTCCGCGATGTCGTCCCGGGGGAACCTGTGCCTGTCGCGGGTCGCGCACAAGGCCTTTGTGGAGGTCGACGAGGAGGGCACGGAGGcggccgccgccaccgccgcagTCATGATGCTGCGCTGCGCCAGGATCACCCCCAGGTTCTGTGCCGACcaccctttcctcttctttatccaGCACAGCAAGACCCGCGGGCTTCTGTTCTGCGGCCGGCTCAGCTCCCCGTGA
- the LOC102987501 gene encoding serpin B6 isoform X2: protein MDALSEANGTFALTLLKHLGEDNSRNVFISPISISSALAMVFMGAKGNTAAQMSQALSLSRSSGAGGDVHQDFQNLLSEVNRTGTQYLLRTANRLFGEKTYDFLPSFKDSCRKFYQAEMEELDFISAAEESRKHINTWVAQRTEGKIIDLLSPGSVDSVTCLVLVNAIYFKGNWENQFNKQHTKQRPFKVSKNVEKPVQMMFKKSTFKMTYIGEIFTKILVLPYVGRELDMIIMLPDENTDLKTVEKEVTYEKFLEWTRPDLMEEEEVEVSLPKFKLEESYDMEGVLRTLGMTDAFESASADFSAMSSRGNLCLSRVAHKAFVEVDEEGTEAAAATAAVMMLRCARITPRFCADHPFLFFIQHSKTRGLLFCGRLSSP, encoded by the exons ATGGATGCTCTGTCGGAAGCAAACGGCACCTTTGCTTTGACCCTTTTGAAACATCTGGGTGAAGACAACTCGAGAAATGTGTTTATCTCACCCATAAGCATCTCCTCTGCCCTGGCCATGGTCTTCATGGGGGCAAAGGGAAACACCGCGGCCCAGATGTCCCAG GCACTTTCTCTAAGCAGAAGCAGCGGCGCAGGTGGAGACGTCCACCAGGATTTCCAGAACCTTCTCAGCGAAGTTAACAGGACCGGCACACAGTACTTGCTCAGAACCGCCAACAGGCTCTTTGGGGAGAAGACTTATGATTTCCTCCCA TCTTTCAAAGATTCCTGCCGCAAATTCTACCAAGCAGAGATGGAAGAGCTCGACTTTATCAGCGCTGCGGAGGAATCCAGGAAACACATAAACACCTGGGTAGCCCAAAGGACAGAAG GAAAAATTATAGACCTGCTGTCTCCAGGTTCAGTGGACTCCGTGACTTGTCTGGTTCTCGTGAACGCCATCTACTTCAAAGGAAACTGGGAGAATCAGTTTAACAAGCAGCATACCAAGCAAAGGCCGTTCAAAGTCAGCAAG AATGTGGAGAAGCCTGTGCAAATGATGTTTAAGAAATCCACCTTTAAAATGACCTACATCGGAGAGATATTCACGAAGATTCTGGTGCTTCCCTACGTCGGCAGGGAGCTCGATATGATCATCATGCTTCCCGATGAAAACACCGATTTGAAAACG GTGGAAAAGGAAGTTACTTATGAGAAATTCCTCGAGTGGACGAGGCCGGAcctgatggaggaggaggaggtggaggtgtcCCTGCCCAAGTTTAAGCTCGAGGAGAGCTACGACATGGAGGGCGTCCTCCGCACCCTGGGCATGACCGACGCCTTCGAGAGCGCCAGCGCGGACTTCTCCGCGATGTCGTCCCGGGGGAACCTGTGCCTGTCGCGGGTCGCGCACAAGGCCTTTGTGGAGGTCGACGAGGAGGGCACGGAGGcggccgccgccaccgccgcagTCATGATGCTGCGCTGCGCCAGGATCACCCCCAGGTTCTGTGCCGACcaccctttcctcttctttatccaGCACAGCAAGACCCGCGGGCTTCTGTTCTGCGGCCGGCTCAGCTCCCCGTGA